The genomic stretch TCCGCAAGACCTCTACATGCGTCAATTGCAGGAAAAATCGCATAATTTTTTGGATCTTCAACCTGTGGAATAATGTTTTCTAATTTTTCTAATTGATTATCAAAATTGATTTTAGCATTTTTTACTGTTAAAAATTCCCAAACTAAATCTAAAATATTTCTATATCGCTTAGCAAAAGTGTGATTATTTTCTAAATCACAATAAAAATAAAAATTTGGATACATTCTTTCACAAAGACAAGCCATAAAAGTATATTGTTTCCATGGCGATAAATTTGCTAAACGTTTATGAATAGGATTACGCATAATTTTCCTTATCTAAATGGATAGAGCCCTTTTCTATCCTACAAAATTTAAAAAGCGATAAATAATTTTATCGCTTTTTATTTATCAATTCACTATTGTTGTTTTGGTAAATATCGCATT from Actinobacillus delphinicola encodes the following:
- a CDS encoding YjaG family protein; its protein translation is MRNPIHKRLANLSPWKQYTFMACLCERMYPNFYFYCDLENNHTFAKRYRNILDLVWEFLTVKNAKINFDNQLEKLENIIPQVEDPKNYAIFPAIDACRGLADLLHSIIAGETLDQAISISQLSLKTIVELLETQSEKTFNDEELKHQPLIEQELDVQWEIYRVLKDCEKHDVELILDLKNELKEVGISNIGIELRK